The following are encoded in a window of Ricinus communis isolate WT05 ecotype wild-type chromosome 4, ASM1957865v1, whole genome shotgun sequence genomic DNA:
- the LOC8259978 gene encoding premnaspirodiene oxygenase (The RefSeq protein has 2 substitutions compared to this genomic sequence), with the protein MESAAHQSYFHMFLAMEQQILSFPVLLSFLLFIFMVLKVWKKNKDNPNSPPGPRKLPIIGNMHQLAGSDLPHHPVTELSKTYGPIMSIQLGQISAIVISSVEGAKEVLKTQGELFAERPLLLAAEAVLYNRMDIIFGAYGDHWRQLRKLCTLEVLSAKRIQSFSSLRQEELSHFVRFVHSKAGSPINLSKVLFALTNSIIARIATGKKCKNQDALLDLIEDVIEVSGGFSIADLFPSLKFIHVITGMKSRLEKLHRITDQVLEDIVNEHKATRAASKNGGGDDDKKEAKNLLDVLLDLQEDGSLLQVPLTDDSIKAAILEMLGGGSDTSAKTTEWAMSEMMRYPETMKKAQEEVRQAFGNAGKIDEARIHELKYLRAVFKETLRLHPPLAMIPRECRQKTKINGYDIYPKTKTLINVYAIGRDPNVWSEPEKFYPERHLDSPIDFRGSNFELIPFGAGKRICPGMTLAITTVELFLAHLLYYFDWKFVDGMTADTLDMTESFGASIKRKIDLALVPIPVSPLP; encoded by the exons ATGGAAAGTGCTGCTCACCAATCCTACTTCCATATATACCTGGCTATGGAGCAGCAAATCCTTTCATTTCCAGTCCTTTTaagctttcttcttttcattttcatggTATTAAAGGTGTGGAAGAAAAacaaggacaatccaaactcGCCTCCGGGGCCAAGGAAGTTGCCTATCATAGGCAACATGCACCAGCTAGCTGGTAGTGATCTGCCCCATCACCCTGTAACAGAATTGTCAAAAACTTACGGACCAATAATGAGCATTCAACTTGGCCAAATATCGGCCATCGTTATTTCTTCAGTAGAAGGAGCCAAAGAAGTGCTGAAGACCCAAGGTGAGCTGTTCGCTGAAAGACCTCTTCTCTTGGCAGCAGAGGCAGTGCTTTATAATCGTATGGACATTATATTCGGTGCATACGGTGATCATTGGAGGCAATTGAGAAAATTGTGCACCTTAGAGGTGCTTAGTGCAAAACGAATCCAATCATTCAGTTCACTCAGACAAGAAGAACTTTCACATTTTGTCCGCTTCGTTCATTCCAAAGCAGGAAGCCCAATCAATCTTTCCAAGGTGCTGTTTGCTTTAACAAATTCTATCATTGCAAGAATCGCCACAGGTAAGAAATGCAAAAACCAAGATGCCCTCTTAGATCTTATCGAAGACGTTATTGAGGTATCTGGAGGTTTCAGCATTGCCGATTTATTTCCTTCGTTGAAATTCATTCACGTCATCACTGGTATGAAGTCTAGACTGGAAAAATTGCATCGGATAACAGATCAGGTACTTGAAGACATCGTCAATGAACATAAAGCCACCAGGGCAGCCTCCAAGAATGGTGGTGGTGACgatgataaaaaagaagccAAAAATCTTCTAGATGTTCTTTTGGATCTTCAAGAAGATGGAAGCCTTCTTCAAGTTCCTTTAACCGACGATAGCATCAAAGCAGCCATTCTG GAAATGCTTGGCGGTGGAAGTGACACATCTGCAAAAACCACAGAATGGGCAATGTCCGAGATGATGAGGTACCCAGAAACAATGAAAAAAGCACAAGAAGAAGTGAGGCAAGCGTTCGGTAACGCGGGAAAGATTGATGAAGCACGCATCCATGAGTTGAAATACTTGAGGGCAGTTTTCAAAGAGACTTTGAGATTACATCCCCCGCTAGCGATGATACCGAGAGAATGCAGGCAAAAGACTAAGATTAATGGATATGATATCTATCCCAAAACTAAAACGTTGATCAATGTATATGCAATCGGAAGGGATCCCAATGTTTGGAGTGAACCTGAGAAGTTCTATCCGGAAAGACATCTTGATAGTCCAATCGACTTCAGAGGCAGTAACTTTGAACTAATTCCATTCGGTGCAGGGAAAAGAATATGTCCTGGCATGACATTAGCTATAACTACTGTGGAGCTGTTTCTCGCTCATCTTCTATACTATTTTGACTGGAAGTTTGTTGATGGAATGACGGCTGATACTCTTGATATGACTGAATCCTTCGGAGcttcaattaaaagaaaaatagatcTCGCCCTGGTTCCCATTCCCGTCAGTCCTTTACCATAA